GGCCCACGTCGTGACGCTCCTCGCGCAGCTCGCGGCCCACCGCCTCGCGCCACAGCGGCTCACGCTCCGCGGGCTCGGTCTCCGGCCGCGGGAACGGGATCAGCTCACCCATGTCCGGAGGCTACGCCCGCACGTCGTACGACGCGCCGGTCGCGCCCGGCGTTCGCGGAGGGCGAACGGCCGCGCTACCTGCGCGCCTTGAGCCAGTGACCCAGCTCGGCGTCGGTGAGCAGCTCGCGCGCCTCGTCCTCGCGCTCCTCGGGCACCATGACCCGCATCTGCAGGAAGTTGAGCGTCCCCTCGAGGACGCTGGAGTTGCGGTCGGCGACGAAGCAGGGGATGTCCGCCTCCTGCATCAGCCCCTCGACCACGGAGATCAACGCGACGTCGTTGGTCCGGACGATCTCGATCATGACCCTCCCAACGGCCGGCGTTCCCCTAGGGTGCCCGCATGCGCGGTCGCCGTCGAGGGACACCCGACCAGGACCGCTGGACGCGCCACGACTGGTGGGGCGTGGTCGTCGACAGCCCGGACCCCGAGGCGCTCGCCCGGTTCTACTCCGAGCTGCTCGGCTGGCCGCTGTGGCGGCCCGACGAGATGGACCCCGGCGAGGCGGCCGTCGACGCCGGGGAGGGGGTCGCCGGCCTCACCTTCCACCTCGAGCGGGACTACGTGCGGCCGGTCTGGCCGAACGCGCCGGGGGAGCAGCAGATGATGCTGCACCTGGACTTCCAGGTCGACGACCTGGACGCGGCCGTGGGCCACGCGGTCGGGCTCGGCGCCGAGCTCGCCGCCCACCAGCCGCAGGAGGACGTCCGGGTGCTGCT
This genomic window from Nocardioides anomalus contains:
- a CDS encoding putative signal transducing protein, with product MIEIVRTNDVALISVVEGLMQEADIPCFVADRNSSVLEGTLNFLQMRVMVPEEREDEARELLTDAELGHWLKARR
- a CDS encoding VOC family protein; its protein translation is MRGRRRGTPDQDRWTRHDWWGVVVDSPDPEALARFYSELLGWPLWRPDEMDPGEAAVDAGEGVAGLTFHLERDYVRPVWPNAPGEQQMMLHLDFQVDDLDAAVGHAVGLGAELAAHQPQEDVRVLLDPDGHPFCLYV